Proteins from one Salinispora arenicola genomic window:
- a CDS encoding MerR family transcriptional regulator, which produces MYRPVDLARAHGLSAQAVRNYEQAGMIPPAARTVSGYRVYTDNHVGALAAYVALLQGYGYSAAGEVMRSVLRGDLPSALAMLDAAHVLLQRDRETLDRVASAAVVLASAPPAGAAPERPVSVGVLAHRLGVTPATLRKWERAGVLAPARSGTARAYSPEDVRDAELAHLLRRGGYLLDHIAAVIEQVHTAGGAGPLADSIDQWRERITARGLAMLTGSARLAEYLSFLELTHGNAAASHDGR; this is translated from the coding sequence GTGTACCGGCCAGTGGATCTGGCGCGGGCGCACGGGCTGTCCGCGCAGGCGGTCCGGAACTACGAGCAGGCCGGGATGATCCCCCCGGCCGCGCGCACGGTGAGCGGCTACCGGGTCTACACCGACAACCACGTGGGTGCGCTGGCCGCCTACGTCGCGCTCCTTCAGGGGTACGGCTACTCTGCGGCCGGAGAGGTCATGAGATCGGTACTCCGAGGTGATCTCCCGTCGGCCTTGGCCATGCTCGATGCTGCCCATGTGCTGCTGCAACGCGACCGGGAGACCCTGGACCGGGTCGCCTCAGCAGCCGTCGTACTGGCGTCCGCCCCGCCGGCCGGGGCAGCTCCGGAACGGCCAGTCTCGGTCGGAGTCCTCGCCCACCGGCTCGGTGTCACCCCGGCCACGCTACGCAAGTGGGAACGCGCCGGCGTCCTGGCCCCGGCCCGGTCAGGGACCGCGCGCGCATACTCACCCGAGGACGTACGCGACGCCGAACTCGCCCACCTACTGCGTCGGGGCGGCTACCTGCTGGATCACATCGCGGCCGTGATCGAGCAGGTGCACACCGCGGGTGGGGCCGGTCCGTTGGCGGACTCGATCGACCAGTGGCGGGAGCGGATCACGGCCCGCGGCCTGGCGATGCTCACCGGATCTGCCCGCCTCGCGGAGTACCTTTCCTTTCTCGAGCTGACTCATGGGAACGCCGCCGCCTCACACGATGGACGATGA
- a CDS encoding DUF6229 family protein: MPPVASPHIDSSSAEEIINRWLSDTSLHGSDSPAGPVFTGGRYVVQEITATAVANWTYCSACTGSGPGTHCC; encoded by the coding sequence ATGCCACCTGTAGCATCGCCACACATCGACAGCTCGTCGGCGGAGGAGATCATCAACCGCTGGCTGTCCGACACATCGCTGCACGGTTCGGACAGCCCTGCCGGGCCGGTGTTCACCGGCGGGAGGTACGTGGTGCAGGAGATCACCGCGACCGCGGTAGCCAACTGGACATATTGCAGTGCCTGTACGGGTTCTGGGCCAGGGACCCACTGTTGCTGA
- a CDS encoding MauE/DoxX family redox-associated membrane protein: MWLRAVLGAILTAMGLGQLVSWPAMSDILAAYRIGPAVVLPWLAAVLILAELAGGLWLLTRPRSCALTPVWIYTGVAVTWAGLAVQAFARDLPVDNCGCFGRFLTQRLGWFVLVQDALLLIYAGVLLRATRKARARAAAATSAR, encoded by the coding sequence ATGTGGCTTCGTGCTGTCCTGGGGGCCATCCTCACGGCAATGGGGTTAGGCCAGCTCGTTTCGTGGCCGGCAATGTCGGACATCCTCGCCGCGTACCGGATCGGGCCCGCGGTGGTGCTGCCATGGCTGGCCGCGGTGTTGATCTTGGCGGAACTGGCCGGCGGGCTCTGGCTGCTGACCCGACCACGTTCCTGCGCACTGACCCCAGTCTGGATCTACACGGGGGTGGCGGTGACATGGGCCGGCCTGGCGGTGCAGGCGTTCGCCCGTGACCTGCCGGTCGACAATTGCGGCTGCTTCGGACGCTTCCTGACCCAGCGGCTCGGCTGGTTCGTACTGGTCCAGGACGCACTGTTGCTGATCTACGCGGGAGTGCTGCTGCGCGCCACCCGGAAGGCCCGGGCACGGGCAGCAGCAGCCACGTCGGCACGCTGA
- a CDS encoding MerR family transcriptional regulator yields MGLLTIGAFAQAARLTPKALRLYDQVGLLPPAAVDPESGYRLYGPDQLPLARLIAQLRRIGMPLATIRVVCGLDPAAAAETIKAYWQQVTADTAVRARLAALLVDHLSRGETTVSHTNRNLAVRYAAGCDTGLVRDSNEDAAYASNRLFAVADGMRGHGGAAASAAAIDVLKVLERVDAPAADLLTMLGNAITNADRTIRGLATDDHQPVTTLTALLRSGSQLALVHVGDTRVYLLRGGALVLLTQDHTWVQTEVDQGRLDRDQAAVHPQRALLVRALGSGQQVEVDLALRTALPGDRYLLCSDGLSAIVGRGCLHSALSASEDPERTVQRLIELARAEGAPDNIACVVVDIAEV; encoded by the coding sequence GTGGGGTTGTTGACCATCGGGGCGTTCGCTCAGGCAGCGCGACTGACCCCGAAGGCATTGCGCCTGTACGACCAGGTTGGGCTCCTGCCGCCGGCTGCGGTCGACCCCGAGTCCGGATACCGGCTCTACGGCCCGGACCAGCTGCCGTTGGCGCGGCTGATTGCCCAGTTGCGTCGCATTGGCATGCCGCTGGCGACGATCCGCGTCGTGTGTGGCCTCGATCCGGCTGCGGCGGCGGAAACGATCAAGGCGTACTGGCAGCAGGTCACCGCCGACACGGCAGTTCGCGCTCGGCTTGCCGCCCTCCTCGTGGACCATCTATCACGAGGGGAGACCACCGTGTCTCACACGAATCGCAACCTGGCCGTTCGCTACGCCGCCGGTTGTGACACCGGGCTTGTACGTGACAGCAACGAGGACGCCGCGTACGCCAGCAATCGACTGTTCGCGGTCGCGGACGGTATGCGAGGACATGGCGGTGCCGCAGCCAGCGCAGCCGCCATCGACGTCCTCAAGGTGTTGGAACGTGTCGACGCACCCGCAGCCGACCTGCTGACGATGCTGGGCAATGCCATCACGAACGCCGACCGGACCATCCGCGGGCTCGCCACCGATGATCACCAGCCGGTCACCACCCTGACCGCGCTGCTGCGCAGCGGCTCCCAGTTGGCCCTGGTCCACGTCGGCGACACCCGGGTCTACCTGCTGCGCGGCGGCGCGCTCGTGCTGCTCACCCAGGACCACACCTGGGTACAGACCGAAGTCGATCAAGGAAGGCTCGACCGAGACCAGGCCGCCGTGCATCCCCAACGCGCCCTGCTGGTCCGTGCTCTCGGCAGCGGCCAGCAGGTCGAGGTCGATCTCGCGCTACGCACCGCGTTGCCCGGTGACCGGTATCTGCTGTGCTCCGATGGGCTGTCCGCCATTGTCGGCCGCGGCTGCCTGCACTCGGCGCTGAGTGCCTCAGAAGATCCAGAGCGCACGGTGCAACGGCTGATCGAACTGGCTCGAGCCGAAGGGGCACCGGACAACATCGCCTGTGTCGTCGTCGACATCGCCGAGGTGTAA
- a CDS encoding type 2 lanthipeptide synthetase LanM family protein, which produces MPNNSAVELSNRAAGRPATTTQPSRRGSFDPVLDRLIAPVAGWLAVQLGAIPGLTDAEADAVRQGTFAALQQSARIRLSRVLVMEVNAARVSGQLTAPDAVSRWEQWLATATAPGFWESLQDRYPTLRRRVDTMLVNGAHAAATFATRFATDREALQACGVLPPGDPTLLGVEFGSGDTHQGGQTVAMVRTAAGVVVYKPRPLAVDVALGLLIDRVLPNESAHTRIRVPHVLCRDGYGWAAHVAHRYCVDDAELGAFYRGIGHWTAVMRLLGGSDLHAQNLIAAGPVPVVVDCEALFTPIPPPVASGLGEATDRAEALLGDSVLGTGLLPGRGVALGWRGLDPSGAGSLPGEQPTVPAPVLVDEGTDRVRVAFTEVKMPVGENHPSAEPVLARFWEHVGSAFDDLTGRLHDLDRSGHLEPLLAGFTGGQVRWVRRHTESYAELARMLWHPASLHDEPAAKARVIDLLTRHAANAAEAPAEPDVIVAEVDDLLVGDIPVFTSTLRAGPGGLSEPVAEALRRWREADQELDQQVLRSSLISAYLNETPPTPDTSRLVPKRIRTRNVDRRRRAMAARGVQTLLDTASRADDGTATWIAPIVNAGLGWSVASLRPDMYLGTTGIAVLLAGYQYEVRAGRADSVAGADGLLDAVLATMRAREDHLAVQRATAMPIRPEPAGGYIGLGGQVWGWLLLRRLGVGPDPEGALQRAQNLAALVPEAVHTSEFHDLLRGPPGAVTPLLRLYEVDGDHRWTRTATSIGEHMRDLAILTPTDTDHGPAAWWPGQLATDRLGGASHGVTGIGWALSQLESTTDLAEAAFQHEESLYEPGLPGWRDVRKPDRPTDAAAWCHGSVGIGIVAADMLRRATDAASRKRWTDVLRRAAQASWPAGMGANHTACHGELGTWELQRHAMAHGVAPAGLDQEWLDARLLTGMEDFGAVAGPNRDAFRPGLLNGIAGIAYQLLRMHPQCPLPSVLLPDPGPDVPL; this is translated from the coding sequence ATGCCCAACAATTCGGCGGTTGAGTTGAGTAACCGTGCTGCGGGACGTCCGGCGACGACCACGCAGCCAAGCCGTCGGGGGTCCTTCGACCCGGTTCTGGACCGCCTGATCGCCCCGGTAGCGGGGTGGCTGGCGGTCCAGCTCGGCGCGATTCCCGGCCTGACGGATGCAGAGGCCGACGCAGTTCGCCAGGGCACCTTCGCGGCGTTGCAGCAGTCGGCCCGCATCAGGCTTTCCCGGGTCCTGGTCATGGAGGTCAACGCCGCCAGGGTGAGCGGCCAGCTCACCGCGCCCGATGCGGTGTCCCGGTGGGAGCAGTGGCTGGCCACAGCCACTGCGCCGGGATTCTGGGAGTCGCTGCAGGACCGCTACCCGACACTACGGCGCCGCGTGGATACCATGCTGGTCAACGGCGCCCACGCAGCGGCAACTTTCGCCACCCGATTCGCCACCGACCGCGAGGCGCTGCAGGCGTGCGGGGTCCTGCCACCCGGCGACCCGACCCTCCTGGGCGTCGAGTTCGGCTCCGGTGACACCCATCAGGGTGGACAGACCGTGGCGATGGTCCGCACGGCGGCCGGCGTCGTGGTCTACAAACCGCGCCCGCTGGCCGTCGACGTCGCGCTTGGCCTCCTGATCGATCGGGTACTGCCGAACGAGTCGGCCCACACCCGGATCCGGGTACCGCACGTGCTCTGCCGTGACGGGTACGGCTGGGCAGCCCACGTCGCCCACCGCTACTGCGTCGACGACGCGGAACTGGGCGCCTTCTACCGCGGGATCGGGCACTGGACTGCGGTCATGCGCCTGCTCGGTGGCAGCGACCTGCACGCGCAGAACCTCATCGCCGCCGGACCGGTGCCGGTGGTCGTCGACTGCGAGGCGTTGTTCACTCCGATACCACCACCGGTGGCCTCCGGCCTCGGTGAGGCCACGGACCGGGCCGAGGCGCTACTCGGTGACTCAGTTCTGGGCACCGGCCTGCTGCCCGGCCGAGGGGTTGCGCTCGGGTGGCGTGGCCTCGACCCGTCCGGGGCCGGCAGCCTGCCCGGCGAGCAGCCCACCGTGCCCGCGCCGGTGCTGGTCGACGAGGGCACGGACCGGGTCCGGGTCGCCTTCACCGAAGTGAAGATGCCCGTAGGTGAAAACCACCCGAGTGCCGAGCCGGTCCTGGCCCGATTCTGGGAACACGTGGGAAGCGCCTTCGACGACCTGACCGGCCGGCTGCATGACCTGGATCGGAGTGGCCATCTCGAGCCGCTGCTGGCCGGGTTCACCGGTGGTCAGGTGCGTTGGGTCCGCCGCCACACCGAGTCGTACGCGGAGTTGGCCCGGATGCTGTGGCATCCGGCGTCGCTGCACGACGAGCCCGCCGCGAAGGCCCGGGTTATCGATCTGCTGACGCGGCATGCCGCCAACGCCGCGGAGGCACCCGCGGAACCCGACGTCATCGTCGCCGAGGTCGACGACCTACTCGTGGGAGATATTCCCGTCTTTACCAGTACTCTCCGTGCGGGGCCGGGGGGCCTTTCCGAGCCGGTGGCCGAGGCACTGCGCCGCTGGCGCGAGGCCGACCAGGAGTTGGACCAGCAGGTGCTGCGGTCCTCACTGATCAGTGCCTACCTGAACGAGACACCGCCGACGCCGGACACCTCCCGGCTGGTGCCGAAACGGATCCGTACCCGGAACGTCGACCGACGCCGGCGGGCGATGGCCGCCCGGGGCGTTCAGACGCTGCTCGACACGGCTAGCCGGGCCGACGATGGCACCGCGACCTGGATCGCGCCGATCGTCAACGCCGGCCTCGGCTGGTCCGTCGCGTCGCTGCGCCCCGACATGTACCTGGGCACGACCGGAATAGCAGTGCTGTTGGCTGGATACCAGTACGAGGTGCGGGCGGGGCGGGCCGACTCGGTGGCCGGCGCCGACGGACTGCTCGACGCCGTCCTCGCGACCATGCGCGCCAGAGAAGATCATCTTGCGGTCCAGCGCGCCACCGCCATGCCAATCCGCCCTGAGCCCGCGGGCGGATACATCGGTCTGGGTGGGCAGGTATGGGGTTGGCTGCTGCTGCGTCGACTCGGGGTCGGGCCCGACCCCGAGGGGGCCCTGCAGCGGGCCCAGAACCTGGCCGCCCTGGTGCCCGAGGCGGTCCACACCAGTGAGTTCCACGACCTGCTCCGCGGTCCACCCGGAGCTGTCACACCTCTGCTGCGACTGTACGAGGTAGACGGCGATCACCGGTGGACTCGGACCGCCACCTCAATCGGTGAGCACATGCGTGACCTGGCCATCCTCACCCCGACAGATACCGATCACGGCCCGGCCGCGTGGTGGCCGGGCCAGCTCGCCACGGACCGGTTGGGAGGGGCCTCACACGGCGTCACCGGCATCGGCTGGGCATTGTCCCAACTGGAATCGACCACGGACCTTGCCGAGGCGGCGTTCCAGCACGAGGAGTCACTCTACGAGCCGGGCCTACCGGGCTGGCGCGACGTGCGTAAGCCAGATCGGCCGACCGACGCGGCCGCCTGGTGCCACGGGTCGGTCGGCATTGGCATCGTCGCCGCCGACATGCTGCGCCGCGCTACCGACGCGGCGTCACGAAAGCGGTGGACTGACGTCCTGCGGCGGGCTGCGCAGGCGAGCTGGCCTGCGGGAATGGGCGCCAACCACACGGCGTGTCACGGCGAGCTGGGCACCTGGGAGCTGCAACGACACGCGATGGCCCACGGTGTGGCACCGGCCGGGCTGGACCAGGAGTGGCTCGATGCTCGCCTGTTGACGGGGATGGAGGACTTCGGCGCGGTTGCGGGCCCGAACCGGGACGCGTTCCGGCCGGGGCTGCTGAACGGGATCGCCGGCATCGCCTACCAACTGCTGCGCATGCATCCGCAGTGCCCGCTTCCGTCTGTGCTGCTGCCCGACCCCGGCCCCGACGTACCGCTGTGA
- a CDS encoding helix-turn-helix transcriptional regulator, which yields MSSDQSRESRVLRLDRLKALLAERDYTTAADLAAELGVSTRTLHRDLALLREMGVPIEGDRGTGGGLHLESGWSLGRVHLNESEALGLLLSLTIAEKVGSPLLLDDLRSITRKVAAAFAPAQARRILALRRRILIGQTASVQVLASYTSPRAAVTKELLDSFTRCRTALVRYEDGHSAVTEREIEIQFLYYNMPVWYALTWDRLRDAIRSFRIDRIQDIQALSTEFRLRPPAPFLAAGEETARAM from the coding sequence ATGAGCAGCGATCAGTCCCGGGAGAGCCGGGTCCTGCGCCTGGACAGGCTCAAGGCGCTCTTGGCGGAACGCGACTACACAACGGCCGCCGACCTCGCCGCAGAGCTGGGCGTCAGCACACGCACCCTGCACCGCGACCTCGCGCTGCTACGGGAGATGGGAGTCCCCATCGAGGGAGACCGGGGGACGGGTGGCGGGCTGCATCTTGAGTCCGGATGGTCGCTCGGCAGGGTCCACCTCAATGAGTCGGAGGCGCTCGGCCTGCTCCTCAGCCTCACCATCGCCGAGAAGGTCGGCTCGCCGCTGCTGCTGGATGATTTACGCTCGATCACCCGTAAGGTCGCCGCGGCGTTCGCACCGGCGCAGGCACGTCGCATCCTTGCACTGCGTCGTCGGATCCTGATCGGCCAGACCGCATCCGTGCAAGTACTTGCGAGCTACACCTCGCCGCGGGCAGCAGTGACGAAGGAACTGCTGGACTCATTCACGCGATGCCGCACTGCGCTGGTGCGCTACGAGGACGGGCACAGCGCGGTCACCGAGCGCGAGATCGAGATCCAGTTCCTCTACTACAACATGCCCGTCTGGTACGCGCTGACATGGGACCGGCTCCGGGACGCCATCCGTTCTTTCCGCATCGACCGGATCCAGGACATCCAGGCGCTGTCCACCGAGTTCCGCCTACGACCACCCGCTCCCTTCCTGGCGGCTGGCGAGGAAACCGCACGAGCCATGTGA
- a CDS encoding AfsR/SARP family transcriptional regulator: MRAANGGTTHRALVTERDGYMLRMPARMVDAYRFREIVARSRQISSDLRLRDLLRQALDLWRGPVLGGWTSTHPDHSLCDSLESARLTAAEDLYEAELRLGNHELIVDDLIELSTTNPNRDRLTAALMVALHRAGRSTEAAAVFHQRRRWLRNEFGVNAAPTLQRLHIAILRHDPAVELRTASGRF; the protein is encoded by the coding sequence ATGCGTGCCGCCAACGGCGGCACAACGCACCGGGCGCTCGTCACCGAACGCGACGGCTACATGCTCCGGATGCCGGCACGCATGGTGGACGCGTACCGTTTCCGGGAAATTGTCGCCCGTTCTCGCCAAATCAGTTCGGACCTGCGGCTGCGTGATCTGCTGCGCCAAGCCCTCGATCTGTGGCGCGGTCCAGTGCTGGGCGGCTGGACTTCGACCCATCCGGACCATTCGCTGTGCGACAGCCTGGAGTCAGCCCGGCTGACTGCCGCCGAGGACCTCTACGAGGCCGAACTCCGATTAGGCAACCATGAATTGATTGTCGACGACTTAATCGAACTGTCCACGACGAATCCGAACCGTGACCGGCTGACGGCAGCGCTCATGGTGGCCCTGCATCGAGCCGGCCGCAGCACCGAGGCAGCTGCCGTCTTCCACCAACGTCGACGGTGGCTACGCAACGAGTTCGGCGTCAACGCGGCCCCGACGCTGCAGCGGCTGCACATCGCAATCCTGCGTCACGATCCGGCGGTAGAATTGCGTACGGCATCCGGACGGTTCTAA
- a CDS encoding DUF6194 family protein, giving the protein MAFDTELRSLFCARRPHLLAIGEPYHGEPAFPHLRNRILETLVGYGFRSIAIESDRAAGLAVNDYVQGRRDNVDVTTGISQGWGTHPATHELIDWLRAHNEKLPPHERVTFHGFDAPTEITGAPSPLPILCELREYLSAPVDLDWLVGEDSRWTAPEIMFDAARSPGRSQEANALRGVAEDFRTQLYVDAPHLIRGSSVESWDRARVLATTAIGLLTYHAAMAEPNTQSQRIGRLLAVRDALMAQNLIDIHAHERDRGPILVCAHNAHLQRHPSRWASHWDGQDLAAQWNGAGSIVSELLGERYVYVAGSLGASGPVGLGRPEPGTYEERLGPETGIFPPPTGDDLRERVADLLGLFSLDTGTIETCDAILHIGFEPGAADAARIAGLPGVTETRIPPGSELPPHTWGDRFFFTGEDRVRPFATIVGHDVPGFDERSHLSRPGRYRLNIEVGRTEFRNLFGYGPEQFAVHSSGLDFAETDRLLPHPTYGVQGWASVVNPGPATADEVTRLVAQARSRSAARAYRRKRRP; this is encoded by the coding sequence ATGGCTTTTGACACCGAGCTGCGGTCCCTTTTCTGTGCACGCCGGCCCCATCTGCTCGCGATCGGTGAGCCCTACCACGGCGAGCCGGCGTTCCCCCATCTCCGCAACCGGATCCTCGAAACTCTCGTTGGGTACGGCTTCCGTTCGATCGCGATCGAATCGGACCGAGCCGCCGGCCTTGCCGTCAACGACTACGTGCAGGGCCGACGCGACAACGTGGACGTCACCACCGGCATCAGCCAAGGCTGGGGCACCCATCCCGCCACCCACGAACTGATCGACTGGCTGCGCGCCCACAACGAGAAGCTTCCGCCCCATGAGCGCGTCACCTTCCACGGGTTCGACGCGCCAACCGAGATCACCGGCGCCCCCAGTCCCCTCCCGATCCTGTGTGAGCTGCGCGAATACCTCAGCGCACCGGTAGATTTGGACTGGTTGGTCGGCGAGGATAGTCGCTGGACCGCCCCGGAGATCATGTTCGACGCGGCGCGTTCTCCCGGCCGATCGCAGGAGGCGAACGCCCTGCGCGGCGTCGCCGAGGACTTCCGCACGCAGCTGTACGTCGACGCGCCCCACCTCATCAGGGGCAGTTCCGTGGAGTCCTGGGACCGTGCCAGGGTCCTCGCCACCACGGCCATCGGCCTGCTTACGTACCACGCCGCAATGGCCGAACCGAACACCCAGTCGCAGCGGATCGGCCGTCTACTCGCCGTGCGGGACGCGTTGATGGCGCAGAATCTGATCGACATCCACGCACACGAGCGGGACCGCGGTCCGATCCTGGTCTGCGCCCACAACGCCCACCTGCAACGGCACCCGAGCCGGTGGGCCTCCCACTGGGATGGCCAGGATCTGGCAGCGCAGTGGAACGGTGCCGGTTCGATCGTGTCTGAGCTACTCGGGGAGAGATACGTGTACGTGGCCGGCAGTCTCGGGGCGAGCGGGCCGGTCGGCCTCGGACGGCCGGAGCCCGGCACCTACGAGGAACGGCTCGGCCCCGAGACCGGGATCTTTCCACCTCCTACCGGCGACGATCTACGCGAACGTGTGGCGGACCTGCTCGGGCTGTTCTCACTGGACACAGGCACGATCGAGACCTGCGACGCGATCCTGCACATCGGCTTCGAGCCAGGGGCGGCCGACGCGGCCCGGATCGCCGGCCTTCCCGGGGTGACCGAGACCCGGATACCGCCGGGGTCCGAGCTGCCGCCCCACACCTGGGGCGACCGGTTCTTTTTCACGGGCGAGGATCGAGTACGGCCGTTCGCCACGATCGTTGGGCACGATGTCCCGGGCTTCGACGAGCGGTCCCACCTGTCCCGGCCCGGAAGGTACCGGCTGAACATCGAGGTGGGGCGCACCGAGTTCCGGAACCTGTTCGGCTATGGCCCGGAGCAGTTCGCCGTGCACAGCAGCGGGCTCGACTTCGCCGAAACGGACCGCTTGCTGCCACATCCGACCTATGGCGTGCAGGGTTGGGCGAGTGTGGTCAACCCGGGACCGGCTACCGCCGACGAGGTGACGCGGCTGGTGGCACAGGCACGGTCCCGCAGTGCGGCTCGCGCGTACCGCAGGAAACGACGTCCGTAG
- a CDS encoding helix-turn-helix domain-containing protein, protein MNDTFSAALAEIGPRLKQARAQRGVTLAELAETTGISKSTLSRLEAGQRKPSLELLLPIAAAHRIPLDKLVGVPQSGDPRVRLQPRKVNGRTVLPLTQHPGSLQAWKVIIPVDQSTPEPKTHEGYEWLYVLAGRLRLVLGDHDIVLGTGEAAEFDTRLPHWFGSTGHHPVEILSILGRQGERMHVRAKPKT, encoded by the coding sequence GTGAACGACACTTTCAGCGCGGCTTTGGCCGAAATCGGCCCCCGCCTGAAACAGGCACGGGCCCAACGCGGGGTGACACTGGCCGAACTCGCCGAAACGACCGGAATCTCCAAGAGCACCCTGTCCCGGCTAGAGGCCGGGCAGCGCAAACCGAGCCTGGAACTGCTGCTGCCCATCGCCGCAGCCCACCGCATCCCCCTCGATAAACTCGTCGGCGTACCCCAGAGCGGCGACCCTCGCGTGCGCCTGCAGCCGCGCAAGGTCAACGGCCGTACCGTCCTGCCGCTGACCCAGCATCCCGGATCCCTGCAAGCCTGGAAGGTGATCATCCCAGTCGACCAGTCGACGCCCGAGCCCAAGACCCACGAGGGCTACGAATGGCTCTACGTCCTGGCCGGAAGACTCAGGCTGGTCCTCGGCGACCACGACATCGTCCTCGGCACCGGCGAAGCCGCCGAGTTCGACACCCGGCTGCCGCACTGGTTCGGCAGCACCGGACACCACCCGGTGGAGATCCTCAGCATCCTCGGTCGCCAAGGCGAACGCATGCACGTACGCGCCAAACCGAAGACCTGA
- a CDS encoding recombinase family protein: MTIDYLDPWVGGGDDQPGFLGQFPGHGPTPTRWGADLQQCGHLLQGALDRAGFRRLAGYVRPRDTLTVSELYRLCRDLADILAVRGWCQQHQVKLHVLAGSLLGITDLAATDTTTTMLVSVGQFQRDLQHELTREGLAVAWVEGSTSGGLPRLVQLGVTNQIRQAYRTGASIAALAREHGVSRGAIRTAVADLLPDQPHPPAPP; this comes from the coding sequence TTGACGATCGATTATCTCGACCCGTGGGTCGGTGGGGGTGACGACCAGCCGGGCTTCCTCGGTCAGTTCCCGGGCCACGGGCCCACACCGACCCGCTGGGGTGCGGATCTTCAGCAATGCGGCCACCTCCTTCAAGGTGCGCTGGACCGTGCGGGCTTCCGCCGCCTCGCCGGCTACGTCCGGCCAAGGGACACGCTCACCGTCTCCGAGCTGTACCGGCTGTGCCGGGACCTGGCCGATATCCTCGCCGTCCGCGGCTGGTGCCAGCAGCACCAGGTGAAGCTCCACGTGCTCGCCGGTTCACTGTTGGGCATCACCGATCTGGCCGCAACCGACACAACCACGACCATGCTGGTCTCGGTCGGGCAGTTCCAGCGCGACCTGCAGCACGAACTCACCCGCGAAGGGCTGGCGGTCGCGTGGGTCGAGGGCAGCACGTCCGGCGGGCTTCCCCGGCTTGTCCAGCTCGGCGTGACCAACCAGATACGCCAGGCATACCGCACAGGGGCGAGCATCGCCGCCCTCGCCCGCGAACATGGCGTCAGCCGCGGTGCGATCCGCACCGCAGTCGCCGACCTGCTGCCCGACCAGCCACACCCGCCAGCACCGCCATGA
- a CDS encoding NAD(P)/FAD-dependent oxidoreductase encodes MSEHDVVIVGGGAAGLSAALVLGRARRRVAIVDAGEPRNAPARHMQGFLSREGMPPAELLAAGRAEVTGYGVELVAGTVDRIEPGFAVQLDGGRMLAARRVLVATGLRDEIPDIPGLRQRWARTVLHCPYCHGYEVRDRPLGVIASAEHALLLRQWSPDVVYFPHTSTVSDEDRARLTARGVRIVGGEVARIADGEAQMADGTTIDRQAFFVRPRFVPTSNLLSDLGAAVDAGGWAVVDSTGRTSVPGVWAAGNAVDPRAQVITAAGQGSTAAIAINNDLVNDDIAQALTVLGPEPEPTF; translated from the coding sequence ATGAGCGAACATGACGTGGTGATCGTGGGCGGCGGCGCCGCCGGGCTGAGCGCGGCACTGGTCCTGGGCCGGGCACGTCGCAGGGTGGCGATCGTCGACGCAGGCGAGCCGCGCAATGCCCCGGCGCGGCACATGCAGGGTTTCCTGTCGCGTGAGGGCATGCCGCCGGCGGAACTGCTCGCGGCGGGCCGGGCAGAGGTGACCGGGTACGGCGTCGAGCTCGTCGCCGGCACGGTCGACCGGATCGAACCCGGTTTCGCCGTCCAGCTCGACGGCGGTCGAATGCTGGCCGCCCGAAGGGTCCTGGTGGCCACCGGCCTGCGCGACGAGATCCCCGATATTCCGGGCCTTCGCCAGCGATGGGCGCGAACAGTGCTGCACTGCCCGTACTGTCACGGCTACGAAGTCCGCGACCGGCCCCTCGGTGTCATCGCCTCGGCGGAGCACGCCCTGCTGCTCCGCCAGTGGTCGCCTGATGTCGTCTACTTCCCGCACACCAGCACCGTCAGCGACGAGGACCGGGCCAGGCTGACCGCCCGCGGCGTGCGCATCGTCGGAGGCGAGGTCGCCCGCATCGCCGACGGGGAGGCGCAGATGGCCGACGGGACCACCATCGACCGGCAGGCGTTCTTCGTTCGTCCGCGCTTCGTGCCGACCTCGAACCTGCTGTCCGACCTCGGCGCCGCCGTAGACGCCGGCGGCTGGGCCGTCGTCGACTCAACCGGGCGCACCAGCGTGCCTGGCGTGTGGGCTGCCGGCAACGCTGTCGACCCGCGCGCGCAGGTGATCACCGCCGCGGGGCAGGGTTCCACCGCCGCGATCGCCATCAACAACGACCTCGTCAACGACGACATCGCACAAGCCCTCACGGTGCTCGGGCCTGAACCGGAACCGACTTTCTGA